A window of Adhaeribacter arboris genomic DNA:
AAGCGCGAAAGTATTTTATCCGTCATTTCCGGGGCCAAATTTAGGTTTAAGACTCCGATGGCATAGATTAAGGTTATTAAACCGGAACGAATTATAATATCGATAAAAGTTGAGTACAGAAACGGCAATTGCCAGCCAACAACGTAGGCCAATAATGCCAGCATTATAATCTGCAACGAAGTTTTGTCAAAAGGCTGCATTTTATAAAAGTAATACACGCAGGCCAAGCGCGTAGTATTAATTACCCCGTACACAATTAAGAAAACAAAGCCGGCGCCGTTAATGCCATAATTTTGAATAAAATAAGGATTGGCCATAATGGTTAATAAGGCCAATAAAATATTAAAGATTAAATCGTAGCGGTAGCGGGGGGAGGTTAACAATATATGGCCGTTAATGCCGGATGCCAAATCAAAAAGCCGAGCGGCACACACAAATAAAATAACGTATTTCCCGGCACTGTAAGCTTTCGGTAATAAAGCCAATAAATTATCGATATTGGCCCAAATACCGATAAACAACAAACAGCCAATAACCAAATTGATGCGGGTAACCTGTTTATATAGCGTCTGCATGGCCGTTAAATTATAGTTTTTCCAGAAATCGGCGATTTGAGGCAGCGCAATTTTGTAAATAGAACTGCCGGCAATTAAAATAACACTCGCCACATTGGTGGCGGTGGTATAAATTCCTGCATCGCCCAAACCATTATAATGGGTGATCATAATGGAGTCGATAACCGTAATAATGGTACTGGAAATATTTCCTAAAAAGGCGTACAAACCGTATTGCAGCATGGGCCGAATAGGTCGATTGTGCCAAGCCGTTAGGTTGGGCGAAAGATGAAATTGTTTCAGCCAAACAACGTAAATAAACAACACAACCGCTATGCCCGCATTTACGACGATAAATAAAAGTAAAAACGTTTGGAAATTTATAAGATGAGTGGCGTACAGCAAAACACAGGCACTAATACCTACCCGCAGTAAAAAGTCTTTGGTGAAAGAAGGAATTACCGTTTTATAAAGCGAGGTTAAGTAACTGTTAAATAAAGTGAAAAGAAGCGTAAAAAAACTAAGTGGACCAATGTAAAAAGAGTATTGCCGCAAAAGAGGAGCTTCTTTGGCGTAATAAGCCAGAATTTGCGGTTGAAACAAGTAGTATAGACTAATGATAACCCCAAAACCGAGCAAAGGAATTCCTAGAAGTAGAGTCAGAAAATTATGGTGCTGCTTGGCCTTATCTCTAAAAAATGGAAAAAATTTAATGCCCGCGCTGCCAAAACCAAGCGCCGAAAGCTGGGCT
This region includes:
- a CDS encoding lipopolysaccharide biosynthesis protein — translated: MGIIKRQGIQNSIISYTGVLIGYINVMVLFPRILNVEQVGLTRVLPNIALVLAQLSALGFGSAGIKFFPFFRDKAKQHHNFLTLLLGIPLLGFGVIISLYYLFQPQILAYYAKEAPLLRQYSFYIGPLSFFTLLFTLFNSYLTSLYKTVIPSFTKDFLLRVGISACVLLYATHLINFQTFLLLFIVVNAGIAVVLFIYVVWLKQFHLSPNLTAWHNRPIRPMLQYGLYAFLGNISSTIITVIDSIMITHYNGLGDAGIYTTATNVASVILIAGSSIYKIALPQIADFWKNYNLTAMQTLYKQVTRINLVIGCLLFIGIWANIDNLLALLPKAYSAGKYVILFVCAARLFDLASGINGHILLTSPRYRYDLIFNILLALLTIMANPYFIQNYGINGAGFVFLIVYGVINTTRLACVYYFYKMQPFDKTSLQIIMLALLAYVVGWQLPFLYSTFIDIIIRSGLITLIYAIGVLNLNLAPEMTDKILSRFRQNFK